In Trifolium pratense cultivar HEN17-A07 linkage group LG7, ARS_RC_1.1, whole genome shotgun sequence, a genomic segment contains:
- the LOC123896000 gene encoding LOW QUALITY PROTEIN: uncharacterized protein LOC123896000 (The sequence of the model RefSeq protein was modified relative to this genomic sequence to represent the inferred CDS: deleted 1 base in 1 codon; substituted 2 bases at 2 genomic stop codons), whose product MQPHMLPFRFLVLSESTNRPRGGRSTTFRNQQHEKTLKKNPSFLIGIGTNXNGWDNKHPSRSYFGYPXNHRRLLK is encoded by the exons ATGCAGCCTCATATGCTTCCATTTAGGTTTTTAGTATTAAGCGAAAG TACCAATAGGCCGCGTGGGGGAAGAAGCACTACGTTCAGGAATCAACAACACGAgaaaactttg aaaaaaaatcctTCCTTTCTGATCGGGATTGGGACTAACTAGAATGGTTGGGACAATAAACATCCATCTCGTTCGTATTTTGGATACCCATAGAACCATCGAAGACTGTTGAAGTGA